TCCTTGTCCCCCGAGAGGGGTCGCCCGGAGGGGGTAACGGAAGGGGGTTTAAGGGGGACCCGATGGGGGAACGTGCGAAACGTTCCCTAGGGGTCCCCCTTAGAACGGGGATTCAACTGTAAGTAGAATAAAAATATAAAAGATAAAGATATCTTAATATTATAAATAAAGAAAATAAGTTATCTTGGATAACAAAACTGAAAGGAAAGTAATGAAAGAAAATAATAATATTATTATAAAAGGAGCAAGGACTAACAATCTAAAGAATATTGATTTAACCCTCCCTCGTGATGAGATGATTGTTTTTACTGGGCTTTCGGGCTCTGGTAAGTCTACTCTTGCCTTTGATACTATCTATGCTGAGGGTCAGAGGCGTTATGTGGAGAGTCTTTCTTCTTATGCTAGGCAGTTTTTGGGTGGGATTGATAAGCCTGATGTTGATTCTATCGAGGGTTTATCTCCTTCTATTTCCATTGACCAAAAGACTACCAACAGGAACCCACGTTCGACTGTGGCGACTGTTACTGAAATTTACGACTATTACAGGCTTTTATATGCTAGAATCGGGGACGCTTTTTGTCCAGTTTGTGGCAAGCCTATTGTTGCCCAGTCTGTTGACCAGATGGTTGATAAGATTATGGAGCTTCCTGAAGGGAGTAAAATCCAACTTCTTGCTCCAGTTATTAGGGCCAGAAAGGGTCAGCACAAAAATGCCCTTGCTAATATTAGAAAAGACGGTTTTGTCCGTGTGATTATCGATGGGGAAAGATATGAAATCGAGGATGATATAGACCTTGATAAGAATAAAAAACACGACATTTCTGTAATTGTAGACAGGATTAAGATGAAAGAGGGGATTGAATCGAGAATTGCAGATTCCCTTGAAACTACAATTGGCCTTGCAGATGGCCTTGTGATTGTGGATGTGATTGGCGGAGACCAAATGCTTTTATCATCCAAACTTGCTTGCCCTGAAGGCCACGTGTCTTTACCTGAAATTACCCCAAATATGTTTTCATTTAACGCTCCAATCGGCATGTGCCCTGAGTGTAACGGCCTTGGTTTTCACCTCCAGGTTGACCCGGACCTCATCCTAGCCGACAGGAGCCTTTCTATAAACCAAGGTGCTGTTGAGCCTTATGCAACATCTGCCAAGGGGACCTATTACTATGAAGTCATAAGGGCTATTGCAGATCATTATAATTACCCATACGACGCACCTTTGGAAGATGCACCAGATGAAATGATCAACGATATTTTATATGGAACAGATTATGACTTGTCTTTTGTTTTTGAGTCCCATTTTTCGGGCAAAAAACGCTACAAGGGAATTTTTGAGGGTGCTATCCAAAATATTTGGGACAGGTACCAAAGAACAAATTCTGATTCCCAAAAGAAAAAGTTTAGGGACTACATGGGCGAAGAAGAATGTAGGGTTTGCCATGGCGATAGGTTAAAACCAGAGGTTTTGGCTATTAAGGTCGGGGGTAAAAATATTTCAGAATTAACCCGCCTTTCTGTGGCCAAATCCATTGAATTTTTCGAAAAGCTTGAGCTTTCTGAGATGAAAGAGCAAATCGCAGAGCTAATTATAAAGGAAATTAAGGGCAGACTTAGGTTTTTAAATGACGTTGGGCTTTCATATTTGACCCTAAACCGTACAGCTTCAACCCTTTCGGGCGGGGAGAGTCAGAGAATAAGGCTTGCCACCCAAATCGGATCGGGCCTTGTGGGTGTGTCTTATGTTTTAGATGAGCCTTCAATTGGCCTCCATCAAAGAGATAATGACAAATTAATTAAGTCTTTGAGAAACCTCACAGATATTGGAAATACACTGATAATTGTAGAACATGACGAAGATACCATGAGGGCGGCGGACTTTATCGTTGATATTGGCCCAAGGGCCGGCATCTACGGTGGAGAAATTGTCGCAAAAGGGTCCCTTAAAGACATCATGGCATGCAAGGATTCGCTAACAGGCGATTATCTGGCAGGACGAAAGAAAATCGAACTTCCAGCAAAACGTAGGACTTCGGATAAATATATAGAAGTAATCGGCGCCGCTGAAAATAATCTCAAAAATATTGACGTGAAATTCCCACTGGGGACCCTTACAACTGTGACAGGAGTTTCTGGATCGGGCAAATCTTCGCTTGTCAATGAGATTTTATATAAGATGGCAACCAGGAAAATCAACAAGTCCAAGGTCCACGCCGGTCGTCACAAGAAAATCAAGGGCCTTGATCAAATTGATAAGGTAATAGCCATCGACCAGTCTCCAATAGGTAGGACTCCAAGGTCAAATCCGGCAACTTATACCAAGGTTTTTGACTCCATTCGTGACGTTTTTGCCATGACCAACCAGGCTAAGATGAAGGGCTTCCAAAAGGGAAGATTTTCCTTCAACGTCAAGGGCGGAAGGTGCGAGGCTTGTAAGGGGGACGGAACAATTAAGGTTGACATGATGTTTTTGCCTGATGTTTACGTGCCATGCGAAGTATGCCATGGAAAGAGATATAACAGGGAAACCCTTGAAGTCAAATTTAAGGGCAAGGATATTTCTGAGGTCCTTAATATGACTGTTGAGGAAGGAATTGAATTTTTTGAAAACCAGCCTACTATTGTGAGAAAACTCCAAACCCTCTATGATGTGGGCCTTGGCTATATTAAAATCGGCCAACCTTCTACAGAATTATCCGGTGGTGAGGCCCAGAGGGTCAAACTTGCCACAGAACTTGCCAAGGTGTCGACAGGTCAAACTTTGTATATCCTAGATGAGCCAACAACAGGCCTTCACACAGCTGATGTTCACAAGCTTATAGAAGTTTTAAATAGGCTTGTTGATCAAAACAATACGGTTGTAGTAATCGAGCACAATCTTGATGTGATCAAGGTTTCTGACTATATAATCGATTTGGGACCTGAAGGCGGAGATGGGGGAGGAAACCTTGTTGCCACAGGGACTCCAGAAGAGATTGCCAAGGTCAAAAAATCTTACACCGGCCAATATCTCAAAAAATTATTGAAGTAAAAGTCGTCCCAGACGGGGCGATTTTTCTTAAAAAAAACGAAAAGCTTTAATTTATAGGCAAAAAATGATAAAATAATTTTATAAAGATTAAAAGGAGAACTTATGTTAGAAGCAAAAAATGATAACAAAGATAGAAATGATATAGATATAGCAGATAATACAGCAGGAACAGTTGGTTTTGACCCAAAGACAGGCAAGGTTTTCTATGTAGATGAGCCAAAAAAAGCCCCAGCTAATGAGCCAATAGGCGATGAAGAAGAATCTAAAGCAATAGCCGAAGAACTAAGCGAAACAACAGATGCCATAATTGACCTACTAAAAGAAGCAGGAATCGAGGACCCAACTGACCTTGAGGCTATAAGAAAGCTAGCCGAAGAAGACAAGTAATGATAAAATCCGACAGGGGCCTTGGCTTAGTCGAATTTATGATTGATCTTTACTACGACAGGCATTTGGAAAAGGACTCTGAAAGAAAGCCACTTAAGGCCTATGTGGCAAAAAAACTTGCCAACTGTCCTCACGGAGATGCCAAGCCTTTTTGTTCGTCTTGCAAAATCCATTGCTATGATAAGGAAAATAGGAAGAGAATCAAAAAAGTAATGAAATATGCCGGACCTCGAATGATTTTTTACGCACCAGTTGTGGCCATTAGACATTTACTAGAAAATAAAAGGAGAAGATAGTGGAAAATTACGATAAAGCCTTTATTGACAAGCTAGAAAAAAGGTTCAAAGAAAATATGGACAGACACCCAAGGATTAAGTGGGACTTTGTCAAATCTAGTATTCTTAACAATCTAGACCTTTATGACGCAATTTATGCCATGGAAGAAACAGGCGGTGAGCCAGACCTAGTGGATTTGGAAATCTTTAAGGGCTTGGTTTATGTAGACCTAGCCGACAAGAGCCCAAAGGGTAGGAGAAGCCTCTGTTATGACAAAGAAGCAAGACTCGCCCGAAAGGAAAATCCTCCAGCATCTTCTGTTATGGAAGAAATTGGTGATTTTGGAATTAAATTATTAAGCGAAGAAAAATACAAGGCCCTTGCAGAAATTGCAGTTTTTGACACTAAAACCACTTCTTGGATTAAAACTCCAGAGGAAATAAGAAACCAAGACGGAGCCCTCTTTGCGGGCAGGCGTTTTGACAGGGTTTTTGTTTATTACAACACACCAGGATCCTACAATAAAGACAGGGGCTTTAGGGCCTACATAGAAATATGAAAAAGGTCCTAGCCCTTCTGATTATCTTGATCCTAGCGGCTTGTGGAAATGAAAAGTCAGTAGAAAATACAGACAAAAACCAAAAAGCAAGCCAAAACCAAAAAGAAGTTGATTTTGAAACCATAAAAAACTTTTTCTATGAAAAATTAAAGGGCCAGACCCTAATCAGGACCTATGGCGAAGATACAGGTCAGACAAAAGTCATCTTTGAAAATGGCGGACATTTTAGGGGAGATTATTTTGGGAAAATTGCCGCAGACGGCAAGGACTACGGCCTAACAGACACAGCCTGGCTTTATTACCATGGGGAAGAAATCCACTCTTCTGAGTTTGAGGGGATTTTTGAAATCACCAAGGCAATCGACGATTATCGTTATGAATTAGACCTTAAAGATTTTAAAATTACCACGAAAGAAGGTGTCTACGACCAAATTTACTACCATGTGGACTTTGCCTTAGGCTTAAACCCAGAAGCGGCCTATATACTTTACAGGCCAGGTTGTCCAATAAAAGACTTGGAAAATGACGATAGGCTAAGAGAAATTGCCAAAAAGGGCTCTCCCGACGGGCAAAAGATAGCTGGTTTTATAATCTATAATAAGACTGACAAAGAAATTTTTAGCCAAAACCAATAAGTTTACAAATATTTTGAGGGACATTTTGGACTTAACCAAAATTTAAGGTCCCCCAGTGTAAAATATAAAAGAAAGAAAGAAATATATGGAAAAACTACTATTTATCTACAATCCAAACTCTGGCCAAAGGGCCATCAATGATAAATTATCTTGGATAATCGAATACCTCTCATCAAAGGGGATTTTTCCTACAGTTTACGCTACACAAAAGTCTGGAGATTGCAGGGAAATTGTCGAAAAATATGGCAAGAACTTTGAAGAGATCCTAATTTCTGGCGGGGATGGGACCCTGGATGAGGCCGTATCTGGCGCTCTAAAGGCAGATATAGACCCAACCATTTCCTATATCCCAACTGGATCTACCAACGATTTTTCAAAGACAATCAATATTTCCCCAGATATAGAAAAGGCTACTAAAACCGCCGTCAGGGGCAAGGTTAAGAGGATTGACGTAGGCAAAATCGACGATAAGTACTTTGTCTATGTGGCAGCTTTTGGTGCCCTTTCCGATATTTCTTTTTCGACCGACCAGGATGTAAAAAACCTAATCGGCCGCTCAGCCTACATTGTAGAAGGCATCAAAAAACTTTTGCCAATCCAATCCATGGAATCCTACCAGGCGGAAATTGAGTTTGATGACGAAATGATAAATGGCGAATTTATTCACTTCATGGCATCAAATTCTGTTTCAGTTGGTGGTTTTAACCTCTTTGACGACAAGGTTGGCCTCACAGACGGACTCTTTGAGGTAACCCTAGTTAAAAAACCAGAATCAATCACAGACCTAAATAAGATTATCCAATCTTTGACAACAGGCGAATCAAGCGACCTTGTCATCCAAAGACAGGTCAAAAACATCAGAATCAAAACTGAAAAGGAAGTTTCTTGGTCCTTAGATGGAGAATTTGGTGGCAAGACCACCGATTGCACAATTGAAGTCGTCGGCCAAAGAGTTAATATGAAAACTGGCCTAATGGATTGAAATGGGACTTCCTTTGTGATATAGTAAACGATTAGCATAAGCGTAATCTCAAAATTATGGTATAGTATAAGTGAGAAACCTAGGAGGTTATGATGTTTAAAGTAGGCGATAAGATAGTTTACCCAATGCATGGTGCAGGTGTCATTGATGCGATTGAAAAGATAGAATTTATGGGCGAAGAAAGGGAATATTACATCCTAAAAATGCCTATAGGTGAGATGGATATTTCAATACCTGCGACTAACATGAAAGATGCTAACATTAGATTTATAATCAGCAAGGAAGAAGGCCTTGAAGTCCTAGAAATACTTGACGATAAGCCAACTGAGATGAATTCTAATTGGACCAAGAGATATAGGGACAATCAAGAAATCTTAAAAACTGGTGACATCTTCGAGATAGCAAAAATGGTCAGAAACCTAGCTATCCTAGATTCTGACAAGGGACTTTCAACAACTGAAAAGAAGCTTCTAAATAGGGCAAGGAGAATCCTTGCAAGCGAGCTTGTTATGGCGGGTTCCTTGGCCAAGGAAGAAGCAGAGAAAATGATAGACGAATCTATAGGACTCTAGTCTATTAATATAAGGAGATTTTATGAAAAGAGTAATCAGATTAGTTTTTATGCTAATCGGAGCTGTTCTTGGCATAGTAGTCTTCGGAATAGTTAACGCCGCTTTTGGGTTCATCCCTAATAGCGGCAAATTAATTCTGTGGGCGAAAGTCATTTCATCAGCTTTATTTGCAATAATATTTTATTTTGCAACAGATCCAATATCCAAACGTGCAGCAGTGAGTCTGTCGAAGTTTGAAAAGAAAATTAGCAAATTGCCCGCTGCCAACCTAGTCGTAGGCGTCGTAGGAATTATCCTAGGATTTTTGATAGCAACCCTAGTATCCACACCATTAACCAAACTCTCCCTACCATTTATGGGAAATTCATTTTTTGTGCTATTATCTATTTTATTATATATTGGTTTTGGTTATTTAGGATGGAAACTAGCCTACAAAAATTCTGAAGACCTCTTAGGCCTTGTGACCAGGTCCAAGGGAGAAACTAAGGACGGCGGAGAATTTTTCGACAGGTCAAACCTAACAGCAAGTCCAAAAGTCCTTGACACATCAGTTATAATCGACGGCAGGATACTTGATATAATAAATACAGATTTCCTTGAAGGCGAGCTAATCGTAACAGAATTTGTCCTTGAGGAACTCCAACACATAGCAGATTCCCCAGATGACCTCAAAAGAGAAAGGGGCAGACGTGGCCTTGATATAATAAATAAAATCAAGGAATCCGACAAAATCAAGCTTACAGTCCTCGATAAGGACTACAAAGACATAAAGGAAGTTGACGCCAAATTATTAAAACTTGCCTTAGATCTTGGGGCCAAGGTCTTTACCAACGACTACAACTTAAACAAGGTCGCAGATGTTCAAGGCATCCCAATCCTAAATATCAATGACTTAGCAAATTCCTTGAAACCTGTGGTTATCCCAGGTGAAAAGATGGAAATAGAAGTCATCAAAAAAGGTAAGGGCAAAAACCAAGGCGTAGGCTATCTTGAAGACGGAACCATGGTTGTCGTTGAAGATGGCCAAGACCTCATAGATAAGACAATCAAGGCTAAGGTCACATCAGTTTTACAGACCTCAGCCGGCAGGATGATCTTTGTAAGGGCGGAAGATGTATAAGGGAAAATTTCTATCAGCAGTAATTACTGCAGCAGGTTCAGGCACAAGGATGGGTTCATCAATAAATAAGCCCTACCTAGAAGTTGGGGGCAAAAAAATCCTCGAACTAAGTATTGAAACTGTGACAAGTATAAAAGAATTTGACGAGATAATCTTGGTGGCAAGGGAGGAAGATTTCCCCCTTGCTTCTGAGATTTTATCTCTTTTTAGGGATCCTAGAATAAAAATGGTTGCCGGTGGCAAATCCAGAGAAGAATCTACCTACAAGGGACTTTGCGCCCTAAACCCTGATTCTGACTTGGTTTTAAGCCATGATGGAGTCAGGCCATTCGCATCTAGGGGTCTTTTTTTGAGGGTTTTAGAAGAAATAATGACCTACAAGGCAGCCATTGCTGCGACAAAATCAAAGGATACGGTCAAGGTTGTAAACGAGGCGGGAGAGGTAGATTTCACTCCCAATAGGGACTTTGTCTATAATATTCAAACACCTCAGGCCTTTGATACTAGGCTAATAAAAAAACTTTACCAAAATTATTTCAAATCAGAAGCCAAAATCACTGACGACAGCCAACTTTTTGAGTTTTTTGACAGAAAGGAACCTGTCAAGGTGGTTGAAGGTGAATATTCCAACATCAAGATAACAACAGCCGAAGATATAATCTTCGCAAAAGCATATATAAGGGGAGAAAAATGAGAGTAGGCCTAGGCTACGATGTTCATAAATTAGTAGAAGACAGGGATATGATCCTTGGCGGTGTGAAATTCGACCACGAATTGGGACTTTTGGGCCATTCAGACGCCGACGTTTTGACCCACGCCATCATGGACGCCATCTTAGGAGCTCTCGCTCTGCCTGATATTGGCAATCTTTTCCCTGACACAGATCCTGCCTATAAGGATATATATTCAATCGACCTTTTAGATAGGGTTGTGGAAAAAATGTACGAAAAGGGCTACAAAATTGGCAATCTTGATTCTGTTATAATCTGTGAAGTCCCAAAGATTGCCCCAAAAAGAGAAGAAATAGTAAAATTACTTGCAAAACACCTAAGAACTGATATAGCAAATGTGTCAGTGAAGGCATCTACCAGCGAAAAACTTGGCTTTACAGGTAGGGGCGAAGGGATAGAAGCAAGAGCCATAGTTTATTTGGAGGAAATAAATGCGTAAATTTATTACAAGCGAATCAGTAACTGAAGGCCATCCAGACAAGGTTTGTGACCAAATTTCAGACGCAATCTTGGATGAATGCTTAAAACAAGACCCAAACGCTAGAGTTGCTGCAGAATGTATCACAACAACAGGACTTGTCCTAGTAGTAGGAGAACTAACAACAGAAGCCTACGTTCCAATAGAAGATGTGGTAAGACAAACCATAAAGGAAATTGGCTATACAGACAATGACCTAGGCTTTGACTACGAAAATGTTGCAGTTTTGACATCAATCAACAGCCAATCCCCAGACATTGCCCAAGGAGTTGACAAGGCAAGCGAATACGACGAAAGCGGCGATGCCTACGATAAAATCGGTGCAGGCGACCAAGGCATGGTCTTTGGTTATGCAGACGATGAAACAGAAGTTTATCTGCCAATGTCAGTAAAACTTGCCCAAGATTTGGCAAAAAGACTTGCCACAGTCCGCAAGGAAAAAATCCTAGACTACTTAAGACCTGACGGAAAGAGCCTTGTGACTGTAGAATACGACGACGATAAGCTAGTAAGAATAGACTCAATCGTAATCTCAACCCAACACAAAGACAAAATCCCAATGGAAAAAATCCGCGAAGACATTATTGAAAATGTAATCAAGCAAGTGGTGCCAAATGAATTAATCGACGATAAGACAAAGATCTACGTAAACCCAACCGGTAAATTCGTAATAGGCGGCCCAAAGGGTGACTCTGGCCTTACAGGTAGGAAGATAATCGTAGACTCCTACGGTGGCTATTCAAAGGCAGGCGGCGGAGCCTTCTCCGGCAAAGACCCAACAAAGGTAGACAGATCTGCAGCCTACATGGCAAGATACGCAGCCAAAAACATGGTAGCAGCAGGCCTTGCAAAGAAATTAGAAATAGGCGTATCCTACGCTATTGGTGTAGCAAGACCACTTGCAATCTTCGTAGATAGCTTCGGCACAGGCAAATACGACGATGAAAAATTAAAGGAAATCATAGAAGAAAACTTTGACTTTAGACCAGGCGCTATAATAGACAAACTAGACCTAAGACGCCCAATCTACAAAAAAACCGCAGCCTACGGACACTTTGGTAGGGAAGAAAAAGATGGGTTTTCATGGGAAAGAGTCGATAAGGTCCAAGATCTTCTTAAATATTAATTATTCATCCGAGATGAAGTATCATTAGAGTAGTTTTATCCTAGATAAATTATATTTTTATCTAGGATTTTTTGTCTTTATTATCCGAGACTAATTTATCATTAACTTTATTATTGTTATTTCTTGATATTATATATTATTATTTTATTTACAGTTGAATCTTCGTTCATAGGGGGAACCCAAGGGGGCGGCAGATGCCCCCTCACCGGTTCCCCCTAAGACCCCCTTACGCTACACCCCCGACTGCTCCTAAAGCGGAGTGCGGAAATAGAAGCTTGCTTATCGCAAGCTTTTTTTAGTAGAGATAACATCCTTGTATTAGTATTTGTATATCCCCACTGATTTCTAACATTCAAGCCCCTAAAAACTGATAACTCGCTAACGCTCAAACAATCAGTTTTCTTAACGGGGCTTTCTATTAGAAATCTTTACCTGATAAAGGGGTGGATTGGTCTCGAAGTTCTAGGATTTGCCAGGCTCGTTTGGCTTTGCTAAACTTTGCTATATGAGTTTTGCATTCTCAAGCAAAGAGTGGAAAACTTAAGACCAAGTATTTTAAAATCCCAAGCATCCGTGAAGAAAATTGCACTGACAGTCAATTACAATTAAGATTACAATAACTACTGTGAACTAATTTTCAAATGTAAAACACAAGTCAGACGAGATTGCAATTTTTAGGAGGCTTGGGATTTTAAAAAGTTAAACAAATATTATTCCTAAACAAGGACTCCTCCATATCAACAAGTTTGCCGATAGGCAAACACATTATTCCCCGCGAGGGGTCGCCCGGAGGGGGTAACGGAAGGGGTTTTAAAGGGGACCCGATGGGGGAACGTGCGAAACGTTCCCTTGGGGTCCCCTTTATTACGAAGATTCAATAGTAAATAGAATAATTACTTATGAGATAAAATTACTTACTTAGCATAAGAAAAAGAAAGATTGATTCGTCTCGGACGAATTTTTTATAAAATAGTTTAATATTTCACAAAAAGTAATATAATATATTTATAAGGCTAAATGCCTAATGCAAAAAAATGATAAGGTTAAATGCCTAATGCAAAAAAATTATAAGGCCTTGTGCCGAGCAAAAAAAGGCCA
This genomic window from Anaerococcus murdochii contains:
- a CDS encoding PIN/TRAM domain-containing protein, whose protein sequence is MKRVIRLVFMLIGAVLGIVVFGIVNAAFGFIPNSGKLILWAKVISSALFAIIFYFATDPISKRAAVSLSKFEKKISKLPAANLVVGVVGIILGFLIATLVSTPLTKLSLPFMGNSFFVLLSILLYIGFGYLGWKLAYKNSEDLLGLVTRSKGETKDGGEFFDRSNLTASPKVLDTSVIIDGRILDIINTDFLEGELIVTEFVLEELQHIADSPDDLKRERGRRGLDIINKIKESDKIKLTVLDKDYKDIKEVDAKLLKLALDLGAKVFTNDYNLNKVADVQGIPILNINDLANSLKPVVIPGEKMEIEVIKKGKGKNQGVGYLEDGTMVVVEDGQDLIDKTIKAKVTSVLQTSAGRMIFVRAEDV
- a CDS encoding DUF4256 domain-containing protein — protein: MENYDKAFIDKLEKRFKENMDRHPRIKWDFVKSSILNNLDLYDAIYAMEETGGEPDLVDLEIFKGLVYVDLADKSPKGRRSLCYDKEARLARKENPPASSVMEEIGDFGIKLLSEEKYKALAEIAVFDTKTTSWIKTPEEIRNQDGALFAGRRFDRVFVYYNTPGSYNKDRGFRAYIEI
- a CDS encoding CarD family transcriptional regulator: MFKVGDKIVYPMHGAGVIDAIEKIEFMGEEREYYILKMPIGEMDISIPATNMKDANIRFIISKEEGLEVLEILDDKPTEMNSNWTKRYRDNQEILKTGDIFEIAKMVRNLAILDSDKGLSTTEKKLLNRARRILASELVMAGSLAKEEAEKMIDESIGL
- a CDS encoding nitrous oxide-stimulated promoter family protein, whose product is MIKSDRGLGLVEFMIDLYYDRHLEKDSERKPLKAYVAKKLANCPHGDAKPFCSSCKIHCYDKENRKRIKKVMKYAGPRMIFYAPVVAIRHLLENKRRR
- the metK gene encoding methionine adenosyltransferase encodes the protein MRKFITSESVTEGHPDKVCDQISDAILDECLKQDPNARVAAECITTTGLVLVVGELTTEAYVPIEDVVRQTIKEIGYTDNDLGFDYENVAVLTSINSQSPDIAQGVDKASEYDESGDAYDKIGAGDQGMVFGYADDETEVYLPMSVKLAQDLAKRLATVRKEKILDYLRPDGKSLVTVEYDDDKLVRIDSIVISTQHKDKIPMEKIREDIIENVIKQVVPNELIDDKTKIYVNPTGKFVIGGPKGDSGLTGRKIIVDSYGGYSKAGGGAFSGKDPTKVDRSAAYMARYAAKNMVAAGLAKKLEIGVSYAIGVARPLAIFVDSFGTGKYDDEKLKEIIEENFDFRPGAIIDKLDLRRPIYKKTAAYGHFGREEKDGFSWERVDKVQDLLKY
- the uvrA gene encoding excinuclease ABC subunit UvrA, whose amino-acid sequence is MKENNNIIIKGARTNNLKNIDLTLPRDEMIVFTGLSGSGKSTLAFDTIYAEGQRRYVESLSSYARQFLGGIDKPDVDSIEGLSPSISIDQKTTNRNPRSTVATVTEIYDYYRLLYARIGDAFCPVCGKPIVAQSVDQMVDKIMELPEGSKIQLLAPVIRARKGQHKNALANIRKDGFVRVIIDGERYEIEDDIDLDKNKKHDISVIVDRIKMKEGIESRIADSLETTIGLADGLVIVDVIGGDQMLLSSKLACPEGHVSLPEITPNMFSFNAPIGMCPECNGLGFHLQVDPDLILADRSLSINQGAVEPYATSAKGTYYYEVIRAIADHYNYPYDAPLEDAPDEMINDILYGTDYDLSFVFESHFSGKKRYKGIFEGAIQNIWDRYQRTNSDSQKKKFRDYMGEEECRVCHGDRLKPEVLAIKVGGKNISELTRLSVAKSIEFFEKLELSEMKEQIAELIIKEIKGRLRFLNDVGLSYLTLNRTASTLSGGESQRIRLATQIGSGLVGVSYVLDEPSIGLHQRDNDKLIKSLRNLTDIGNTLIIVEHDEDTMRAADFIVDIGPRAGIYGGEIVAKGSLKDIMACKDSLTGDYLAGRKKIELPAKRRTSDKYIEVIGAAENNLKNIDVKFPLGTLTTVTGVSGSGKSSLVNEILYKMATRKINKSKVHAGRHKKIKGLDQIDKVIAIDQSPIGRTPRSNPATYTKVFDSIRDVFAMTNQAKMKGFQKGRFSFNVKGGRCEACKGDGTIKVDMMFLPDVYVPCEVCHGKRYNRETLEVKFKGKDISEVLNMTVEEGIEFFENQPTIVRKLQTLYDVGLGYIKIGQPSTELSGGEAQRVKLATELAKVSTGQTLYILDEPTTGLHTADVHKLIEVLNRLVDQNNTVVVIEHNLDVIKVSDYIIDLGPEGGDGGGNLVATGTPEEIAKVKKSYTGQYLKKLLK
- the ispD gene encoding 2-C-methyl-D-erythritol 4-phosphate cytidylyltransferase yields the protein MYKGKFLSAVITAAGSGTRMGSSINKPYLEVGGKKILELSIETVTSIKEFDEIILVAREEDFPLASEILSLFRDPRIKMVAGGKSREESTYKGLCALNPDSDLVLSHDGVRPFASRGLFLRVLEEIMTYKAAIAATKSKDTVKVVNEAGEVDFTPNRDFVYNIQTPQAFDTRLIKKLYQNYFKSEAKITDDSQLFEFFDRKEPVKVVEGEYSNIKITTAEDIIFAKAYIRGEK
- the ispF gene encoding 2-C-methyl-D-erythritol 2,4-cyclodiphosphate synthase, which translates into the protein MRVGLGYDVHKLVEDRDMILGGVKFDHELGLLGHSDADVLTHAIMDAILGALALPDIGNLFPDTDPAYKDIYSIDLLDRVVEKMYEKGYKIGNLDSVIICEVPKIAPKREEIVKLLAKHLRTDIANVSVKASTSEKLGFTGRGEGIEARAIVYLEEINA
- a CDS encoding diacylglycerol/lipid kinase family protein → MEKLLFIYNPNSGQRAINDKLSWIIEYLSSKGIFPTVYATQKSGDCREIVEKYGKNFEEILISGGDGTLDEAVSGALKADIDPTISYIPTGSTNDFSKTINISPDIEKATKTAVRGKVKRIDVGKIDDKYFVYVAAFGALSDISFSTDQDVKNLIGRSAYIVEGIKKLLPIQSMESYQAEIEFDDEMINGEFIHFMASNSVSVGGFNLFDDKVGLTDGLFEVTLVKKPESITDLNKIIQSLTTGESSDLVIQRQVKNIRIKTEKEVSWSLDGEFGGKTTDCTIEVVGQRVNMKTGLMD